A single Branchiostoma floridae strain S238N-H82 chromosome 11, Bfl_VNyyK, whole genome shotgun sequence DNA region contains:
- the LOC118426319 gene encoding uncharacterized protein LOC118426319 isoform X1 — protein sequence MNMKAALLIAVMLASAIMVDSLMGKNGFLRRKVRFRRREPLYKQPVYKKAQSLQEVKEAIRDAAGKLQEAVDEAESHVALDLMEEVQDLDGSNGDLNGVTFEKKVAALEEADANLEEAVKEAEEDAALGLVEEELEELEEELEEVNNGLKE from the exons TATGAAAGCTGCTTTGCTGATAGCTGTCATGTTGGCATCAGCCATCATGGTAGACTCCTTGATGGGGAAGAATGGGTTTCTCAGGAGAAAGGTCCGCTTCAGGAGAAGGGAGCCCCTCTACAAGCAGCCCGTCTACAAGAAAG CACAATCCCTCCAGGAGGTGAAAGAGGCCATCCGTGACGCCGCCGGTAAGCTACAGGAAGCGGTGGATGAGGCGGAGAGCCATGTTGCCCTGGATCTGATGGAGGAGGTCCAGGACTTGGATGGAAGCAATGGCGATCTCAATG GCGTCACTTTCGAGAAGAAAGTGGCTGCACTTGAGGAGGCTGATGCCAATTTGGAGGAGGCTGTGAAGGAAGCGGAGGAAGATGCCGCCTTGGGCCTGGTGGAGGAAGAACTGGAGGAGCTGGAAGAGGAACTAGAGGAAGTCAATAACGGCCTCAAGGAGTGA
- the LOC118425316 gene encoding uncharacterized protein LOC118425316 encodes MPLLSNRPRVKPFPRRRPRPPPPQQQITQQTCDAGGGQEQVKDPVKEKERHAQAVAHTFEALKNHHRVYSVEILSHHGGDKDPKPPPDTITIKTGADGKEELHLGQHVVHNWNWDRNPTNTLTFKKGDLGGHIAFPHDESVHGFGTIRSALTSFSVKTTLKPVTYECAFSSDAGAYVREEGTALKLVWDASGDKWKNATWENNVLSFTYGIEESLFIGQKNYDVIVSFEDLQTKVTYNPAKGDFYFVLTAELQAVFEHANSIVPIPSNPRSDGKHVFPYQLEFTFNPVASGFDGAVLTKALDAATGEVYAVQAVVQKTVSGMFLMAAPNNENSLVEVSHGRLMVGNEAVPSSRQVGDKITWDSMPTHLAEATDLPPAGTLHFPENTTEVNLTAATESAVNPDTNVTGSALRAFQPTSFVALASSTTLSGEDLLSMSQFKQDGNGKYYDYILRESMQDFYTIIQYYMDSELREWYMGMRNPPSLDPTVKQIADTNGSPTDEQKANGDDGVASTWYKTLSVAYLTQVLPPAFPSDDYAGKLNTIRAKQWLKTETSTSSVYTVQSSDLYKNRWMENIPLTGQYIVDQLQNKTTYNTHIDQDKSTWEAEIEVTVVDSDNLTAMKSIIEEINRLGKQGKYWAYWLFRDLTQPSALQMDQVLSIGGAASLDGSAFSRRIQQNCAMLGILDSSTDLQEQYVKVMQVFLLTNIVPLLLDFSGDMTHYTYAVMEILQAFQDKYIGSTDPQMQDAARQIQDNMTKQAVEDLLSVLQVSAEQMATDYSLFKLLYTVDGLLYEVPLGKVLGRFVIGAALSAGIMMFYFGVIDWSQLSTTDKVQVVSEGAVLFTEVAGAMVKRGASIYELWGTDFMGFKNAGKILMTGDCQESMIRASNGLSKWLMQRKGQVEVGVNTAAASEEAIVAGEEDMTLMQNLFGRNLDEFVATRFGAAVAILGLVYGSISHSRSHSKVGNALGVTASALQLTATMGAWLLPETMEGIEAATILSTSGSLATAAAIAGVIIYIIVIEEFRETPIEYFAKHQASAAGLYMEHGADIDSFQKYQPTGELEKEGVSLLMGGSSSQYMKFSLDGTLALAETTNGPDTVFYLITDAYGRAKFIANLPNADNTAIESKVLTIDGTGSLSGASLLTGSSADQQLWVAECQGSVNRDSDDHLQSASFKFYSYYWYKNHSKKYYLGGSNNVPSASESNQQDWTVSMASTKPVGVSMDNIILYTYQKDETFQPTLLNPGSDPKTWSISPALPDFMELDTATGAVSQKSGTAATVTASDTYTLTVTNELGSSSTTFTFEVKVLVF; translated from the exons ATGCCT CTGCTATCGAACCGACCGAGAGTCAAACCGTTTCCAAGGCGCAGACCTCGGCCTCCTCCACCTCAGCAGCAAATAACCCAACAGACATGTGATGCCGGAGGCGGCCAGGAACAGGTCAAGGACCCAGTAAAGGAGAAAGAACGGCACGCTCAA GCAGTTGCCCACACATTTGAGGCCCTTAAAAACCACCACCGTGTGTACAGTGTTGAAATCCTGTCCCACCACGGCGGTGACAAGGACCCCAAACCTCCCCCGGATACCATCACCATCAAAACAGGAGCCGACGGGAAAGAAGAGCTCCACCTTGGCCAACACGTCGTGCACAACTGGAACTGGGACAGAAACCCCACCAACACCCTGACGTTCAAGAAGGGAGACCTCGGCGGGCACATCGCCTTTCCGCACGACGAGAGTGTCCATGGCTTTGGGACGATCAGAAGCGCCCTGACGTCATTCTCTGTCAAGACGACACTGAAACCTGTCACGTACGAGTGCGCGTTCTCCAGTGACGCTGGGGCGTACGTCAGAGAGGAAGGCACTGCGCTGAAACTGGTCTGGGATGCTTCAGGAGACAAGTGGAAAAACGCAACGTGGGAAAACAACGTTCTAAGCTTTACCTACGGCATAGAGGAGAGCTTGTTCATCGGGCAGAAGAACTACGATGTCATCGTCAGTTTCGAGGATCTGCAGACGAAGGTGACGTACAACCCCGCAAAAGGAGACTTTTACTTCGTCCTCACCGCTGAGTTGCAGGCGGTGTTTGAACACGCGAACAGCATAGTTCCCATCCCTTCCAATCCTCGCAGCGACGGCAAGCACGTCTTCCCGTACCAGCTAGAGTTCACCTTCAACCCTGTAGCATCCGGCTTCGACGGCGCTGTCCTGACCAAGGCGCTGGATGCAGCAACCGGTGAAGTGTACGCAGTCCAGGCAGTAGTCCAGAAGACTGTGAGTGGGATGTTCTTGATGGCAGCTCCGAACAACGAGAACTCCTTGGTCGAAGTGAGCCACGGAAGGCTGATGGTCGGTAACGAGGCCGTACCGAGTAGTAGGCAGGTTGGAGACAAAATCACCTGGGATTCCATGCCGACCCACTTGGCCGAAGCGACCGATCTTCCTCCGGCAGGCACTCTTCACTTCCCAGAAAACACCACTGAGGTAAACCTCACTGCTGCCACGGAATCGGCTGTAAACCCCGATACGAATGTTACAGGCTCCGCACTTCGCGCGTTCCAACCAACATCGTTCGTCGCCTTGGCGTCAAGTACAACACTCAGCGGTGAAGACCTCTTGAGCATGTCCCAGTTCAAACAAGACGGGAACGGCAAATACTACGACTACATCCTGAGAGAATCGATGCAAGACTTCTACACAATCATACAATATTACATGGACTCAGAGCTCCGGGAATGGTACATGGGGATGAGAAACCCCCCAAGTCTGGACCCTACAGTCAAACAGATAGCGGACACCAACGGCAGCcccacagacgaacagaaagcaaACGGAGACGACGGAGTCGCCAGTACCTGGTACAAGACTCTCAGCGTTGCCTACCTGACCCAGGTACTTCCTCCCGCATTCCCTAGCGATGATTACGCCGGAaagctgaacaccatccgagCAAAGCAATGGCTGAAGACGGAGACATCAACATCGAGTGTCTACACCGTCCAGTCTTCTGATCTGTACAAAAACCGCTGGATGGAGAACATACCGTTGACGGGCCAGTACATCGTCGATCAGCTACAAAACAAGACCACGTACAACACACACATTGACCAGGACAAAAGTACATGGGAGGCCGAGATCGAAGTTACTGTCGTAGATTCAGACAACCTAACAGCCATGAAGAGCATTATAGAAGAGATCAATCGGTTGGGAAAGCAAGGAAAGTATTGGGCGTATTGGCTCTTCCGTGATCTCACCCAGCCGTCCGCTCTGCAGATGGACCAGGTGCTGTCTATCGGAGGGGCCGCCTCGTTGGACGGTTCCGCATTCTCCAGAAGAATCCAACAGAACTGCGCCATGCTCGGCATTCTTGACAGCAGTACAGATCTTCAGGAACAGTACGTCAAAGTCATGCAGGTCTTCTTGCTCACCAACATTGTGCCCCTGCTCCTGGACTTCAGTGGCGACATGACCCACTACACCTATGCTGTCATGGAGATTCTACAGGCCTTCCAGGACAAGTACATCGGCAGCACAGACCCACAGATGCAAGATGCAGCTCGACAAATCCAGGACAACATGACCAAACAGGCGGTCGAAGATCTGCTCTCTGTATTGCAGGTATCAGCAGAACAGATGGCGACAGACTACAGTCTGTTCAAATTATTGTATACAGTGGATGGCCTGCTTTATGAAGTCCCGTTGGGAAAAGTGCTGGGAAGATTTGTCATAGGCGCAGCACTCTCTGCCGGCATAATGATGTTCTACTTTGGAGTCATAGACTGGAGCCAACTCAGCACCACAGACAAGGTGCAAGTGGTCAGCGAAGGGGCGGTGCTGTTCACAGaagtagccggtgcaatggtGAAAAGAGGAGCCTCCATTTATGAACTATGGGGCACGGATTTCATGGGCTTCAAAAATGCAGGGAAGATTCTAATGACAGGTGACTGCCAGGAGTCCATGATTCGAGCTTCCAACGGCTTGTCCAAGTGGCTAATGCAGAGGAAAGGGCAGGTGGAAGTCGGGGTGAATACTGCAGCTGCATCTGAAGAGGCCATCGTGGCAGGTGAGGAAGACATGACCCTAATGCAGAACTTGTTCGGGCGGAACCTGGATGAGTTCGTGGCCACGCGATTTGGCGCAGCGGTCGCCATCCTCGGGCTGGTCTACGGTTCTATATCTCACAGCAGGTCGCATTCCAAGGTAGGAAACGCCCTTGGCGTCACTGCATCAGCGCTGCAACTTACTGCAACAATGGGAGCCTGGCTGCTGCCGGAAACCATGGAAGGAATCGAGGCAGCAACGATCTTATCCACCTCGGGTAGTCTTGCAACCGCAGCGGCAATCGCAGGAGTCATAATATATATCATAGTCATAGAGGAGTTCCGCGAAACTCCCATCGAATACTTTGCAAAACACCAAGCATCCGCCGCCGGCCTGTACATGGAACACGGGGCAGACATCGACAGCTTCCAGAAGTATCAACCAACTGGCGAGTTGGAGAAGGAGGGAGTCAGTCTCCTTATGGGGGGCTCCTCAAGTCAGTACATGAAGTTTAGCCTGGACGGGACTTTGGCTCTTGCAGAAACAACGAACGGCCCTGACACCGTCTTCTATCTCATAACCGACGCCTACGGTCGCGCCAAGTTCATAGCCAACTTGCCCAACGCAGACAACACGGCGATAGAATCCAAGGTTCTGACAATAGACGGAACGGGAAGCCTGTCAGGGGCGAGTCTGTTGACTGGAAGCTCAGCTGACCAGCAACTTTGGGTCGCTGAGTGCCAGGGGTCGGTGAATCGTGACAGCGACGACCATTTGCAGTCCGCCTCCTTCAAGTTCTACAGCTACTACTGGTACAAGAACCACAGTAAGAAGTATTACCTGGGAGGGTCGAACAACGTCCCGTCGGCATCGGAGTCCAACCAGCAGGATTGGACGGTCAGCATGGCCTCCACCAAGCCTGTCGGAGTCAGCATGGACAACATCATCCTCTACACCTACCAGAAGGACGAAACGTTCCAACCAACCCTCCTGAACCCGGGCAGTGACCCCAAGACGTGGTCCATCAGCCCGGCCCTGCCGGACTTCATGGAGCTGGACACGGCCACCGGTGCGGTCTCCCAGAAGAGCGGGACGGCAGCTACCGTCACCGCCTCGGACACCTACACCCTGACTGTGACGAACGAGCTCGGGTCGTCATCCACAACATTCACGTTCGAAGTAAAAGTATTAGTCTTTTAG
- the LOC118426503 gene encoding uncharacterized protein LOC118426503, with protein MPLLSNRPRVKPLPRRRPPPPPPQQQITQQQQITQQTCDAGGGQEQVKDPVKEKELRAKAVAHTFEALKNHHRVYSVEILSHHGGDKDPKPPPDTITIKTGADGKEELHLGQHVVHNWNWDRNPTNTLTFKKGDLGGHIAFPHDESVQGFGTIRSALTSFSVKTTLKPVTYECAFSSDAGAYVREEGTALKLVWDASADKWKNATWENNVLSFTYGIEESLFIGQKNYDVIVSFEDLQTKVTYKPAKGDFYFVLTAEFQAVFEHANSVVPIPSNPRSDGKHVFPYQLEFTFNPVASGFDGAVLTKALDAATGEVYAVQAVVQKTVSGMFLMAAPNNENSLVEVSHGRLMVGNEAVPSSKQVGDKITWDSMPTHLAEATDLPPAGTLHFPENTSEVNLSAATETAVNPDTNVTGSALRAFQPMSFVAMASSVPLNGEDLLNMSQFKQDGNGNYYDYIQQESMQDFYTIIQYYMDSDLREKFMGMNNPPTLDASVKQIADTNGSPTDEQKANGDDGVASTWYKTLSVAYLTQALPSIFASDDYAGKLNTVRAKQWLKTETSTSSVYTVQSSDLYKNRWIEHIPLTGQYIVDQLQNKTTYAAYIEQDEITWKAEIEATVEDSDNQDSMKTIIERLVTLGKGGKYWAYWLFRDLTQPSALQMLQMLSIGGAAALDGSAFSRRIQQNCAMLGILDSSAEFQQQYVKVIQIFQLTNILPQLLDFSGDMTHYSYAVMEILQAFQEKYIDSTDPQMQDAAKEIAANMSQHAVEDLLSVLQVSAAQMKSDYSLSKLLKSLDFDKVPLGKVLGKLVTGAALSAGIMMFYFGVLDWSQLNTTDKVQVVSQGAVLFTEVAGGILKRGASIYELWGSEAMGWKNAGKILLTGDCQESMTRASNGFSKWLLQRKGQVEVGVDAAAASEEAIVAGEEDMTLMQNLFGRNMEEFMATRFGAAVAILGLVFGAIALSRSQSKLEEVGNALGVTASALQLCATMGAWLLPETVAGVEAATICSCLGALAIAAAIVGVIILVIAMKEHHATPIETFAKNQAKAAGLYMEYGADIDSFQKYQPTGELEKEGVSLLMGGSSSQYMKFSLDGTLALAETTNGPDTVFYLITDAYGRAKFIANLPNADNSAIESKVLTIDGTGSLSGASLLTGSSADQQLWVAEIQGSVNRDSDDHLQSASFKFYSYYWYKNHSKKYYLGESNNVPSASESNQQEWTVSMASTKPVGLSMDNIILYTYQNDQTFQPTLLNPGSDSKTWSISPALPDFMELDTSTGAVSQKSGTTPTVTASSTYTLTVENKLGSSSTTFTFEVQKLTF; from the exons ATGCCT CTGCTGTCGAACCGACCGAGAGTCAAACCGTTACCAAGGCGCAGACCTCCGCCTCCTCCACCTCAGCAGCAAATCACCCAACAGCAGCAAATCACCCAACAGACATGTGATGCCGGAGGCGGCCAGGAACAAGTCAAGGACCCAGTAAAGGAGAAAGAACTCCGCGCTAAA GCAGTTGCCCACACATTTGAGGCCCTTAAAAACCACCACCGTGTGTACAGTGTTGAAATCCTGTCCCACCACGGCGGTGACAAGGACCCCAAACCTCCCCCGGACACCATCACCATCAAAACAGGAGCCGACGGGAAAGAAGAGCTCCACCTTGGCCAACACGTCGTGCACAACTGGAACTGGGACAGAAACCCCACCAACACCCTGACGTTCAAGAAGGGAGATCTCGGCGGGCACATCGCCTTTCCGCACGACGAGAGTGTTCAGGGCTTTGGGACGATCAGAAGCGCCCTGACGTCATTCTCTGTCAAGACGACATTGAAACCTGTCACTTACGAGTGCGCGTTCTCCAGTGACGCCGGGGCGTACGTCAGAGAGGAAGGTACTGCGCTGAAGCTGGTCTGGGATGCTTCAGCAGACAAATGGAAAAACGCAACGTGGGAAAACAACGTTCTAAGCTTCACCTACGGCATAGAGGAGAGCTTGTTCATCGGACAGAAGAACTACGATGTCATCGTCAGTTTCGAGGATCTGCAGACGAAGGTGACGTACAAACCCGCAAAAGGAGACTTTTATTTCGTCCTCACCGCTGAGTTCCAGGCGGTGTTTGAACACGCGAACAGCGTAGTTCCCATCCCTTCCAATCCTCGGAGCGACGGAAAGCACGTTTTCCCGTATCAGCTAGAGTTCACCTTCAACCCTGTAGCATCCGGCTTCGACGGCGCTGTCCTGACCAAGGCGCTGGATGCAGCAACCGGTGAAGTGTACGCAGTCCAGGCAGTAGTCCAGAAGACTGTGAGTGGGATGTTCTTGATGGCAGCTCCGAACAACGAGAACTCCTTGGTCGAAGTGAGTCACGGAAGGCTGATGGTCGGTAACGAGGCCGTACCGAGTAGTAAGCAGGTTGGAGACAAAATCACCTGGGATTCCATGCCGACGCACTTGGCCGAAGCGACCGATCTCCCTCCGGCAGGCACTCTTCACTTCCCAGAAAACACCTCTGAGGTAAACCTCAGTGCTGCCACGGAAACGGCTGTAAACCCCGATACGAATGTTACAGGCTCCGCACTCCGCGCCTTCCAACCGATGTCGTTCGTCGCCATGGCATCAAGTGTGCCTCTCAACGGCGAAGACCTCTTGAACATGTCCCAGTTCAAACAGGACGGCAATGGCAACTACTACGACTACATCCAACAAGAATCGATGCAAGACTTCTACACGATCATACAGTATTACATGGACTCAGACCTCCGGGAGAAATTCATGGGAATGAACAACCCTCCAACTTTGGATGCTTCGGTCAAACAGATAGCGGACACCAACGGCAGTcccacagacgaacagaaagcaaACGGAGACGACGGAGTCGCCAGTACCTGGTACAAGACTCTCAGCGTTGCCTACCTTACCCAGGCGCTTCCTTCCATATTCGCTAGCGACGATTACGCCGGGAAGCTGAACACAGTGCGAGCAAAGCAGTGGCTGAAGACGGAGACGTCAACATCGAGTGTCTACACCGTCCAGTCTTCTGATCTGTACAAAAACCGCTGGATAGAGCACATACCGTTGACGGGCCAGTACATCGTCGATCAGCTACAAAACAAGACCACGTACGCAGCGTACATTGAACAGGATGAAATTACCTGGAAGGCAGAGATCGAAGCTACTGTCGAAGATTCTGACAACCAAGATTCGATGAAGACCATCATCGAAAGGCTGGTAACGTTGGGAAAAGGAGGAAAGTATTGGGCGTATTGGCTGTTCCGTGACCTCACCCAGCCCTCTGCTTTACAGATGCTACAGATGCTGTCTATCGGAGGGGCTGCCGCGTTGGACGGATCCGCATTCTCCAGAAGAATCCAACAGAACTGTGCAATGCTTGGCATTCTTGACAGCAGTGCCGAGTTTCAGCAGCAGTACGTCAAAGTCATCCAGATATTCCAGCTCACCAACATCCTGCCACAGCTCCTGGACTTCAGTGGCGACATGACACACTACAGCTATGCTGTCATGGAGATTCTACAGGCATTCCAGGAAAAGTACATCGACAGCACAGACCCACAGATGCAAGATGCAGCTAAAGAAATCGCGGCCAATATGAGCCAGCATGCCGTTGAAGATCTGCTCTCCGTGTTGCAAGTATCAGCAGCACAGATGAAGTCCGACTACAGTCTGTCCAAGCTATTGAAGTCATTAGACTTTGATAAAGTCCCGCTGGGAAAAGTGCTGGGAAAATTGGTGACAGGCGCAGCACTCTCTGCCGGGATAATGATGTTCTACTTCGGAGTCCTAGACTGGAGCCAACTTAACACCACAGACAAGGTGCAAGTGGTCAGCCAAGGGGCGGTGCTGTTTACAGAGGTAGCCGGTGGAATATTAAAGAGAGGAGCCTCCATTTATGAGCTGTGGGGCTCGGAAGCCATGGGCTGGAAGAATGCCGGTAAGATTCTCCTGACTGGCGACTGCCAGGAGTCCATGACCCGAGCTTCCAACGGTTTCTCCAAGTGGCTGCTGCAGAGGAAAGGGCAGGTGGAAGTCGGAGTGGATGCTGCAGCTGCTTCCGAAGAGGCCATCGTGGCAGGTGAAGAAGACATGACCTTAATGCAGAACTTGTTCGGGCGGAACATGGAGGAGTTCATGGCCACGCGATTCGGGGCAGCGGTCGCCATCCTGGGGCTGGTCTTCGGTGCCATAGCCCTCAGCAGGTCGCAATCGAAGCTGGAAGAGGTGGGAAATGCCCTTGGCGTCACTGCATCAGCGCTGCAGCTCTGCGCAACAATGGGAGCCTGGCTGCTGCCGGAAACCGTGGCCGGAGTCGAGGCAGCAACGATCTGCTCCTGCCTGGGGGCTCTTGCAATCGCAGCGGCTATCGTAGGAGTCATCATACTCGTCATAGCCATGAAGGAGCACCACGCAACTCCCATAGAAACTTTTGCGAAAAACCAAGCAAAGGCCGCCGGCCTGTACATGGAATACGGGGCAGACATCGACAGCTTCCAGAAGTATCAACCAACTGGCGAGTTGGAGAAGGAGGGAGTCAGTCTCCTTATGGGGGGCTCCTCAAGCCAGTACATGAAGTTTAGCCTGGACGGGACTTTGGCTCTTGCAGAGACAACGAATGGCCCCGACACCGTCTTCTATCTCATAACCGACGCCTACGGTCGCGCCAAGTTCATAGCCAACTTGCCGAACGCAGACAATTCGGCGATCGAATCCAAGGTTCTGACAATAGACGGAACGGGAAGCCTGTCAGGGGCGAGTCTGTTGACTGGAAGCTCAGCCGACCAGCAACTTTGGGTCGCTGAGATCCAGGGGTCGGTGAATCGTGACAGCGACGACCATTTGCAGTCCGCCTCCTTCAAGTTCTACAGCTACTACTGGTACAAGAACCACAGTAAGAAGTATTACCTGGGAGAGTCGAACAACGTCCCGTCGGCGTCGGAGTCCAACCAGCAGGAGTGGACGGTCAGCATGGCCTCGACCAAGCCGGTCGGGCTCAGCATGGACAACATCATTCTCTACACCTACCAGAATGACCAAACGTTCCAACCGACCCTCCTGAACCCAGGCAGTGACTCCAAGACGTGGTCCATCAGCCCCGCCCTGCCAGACTTCATGGAGCTGGACACGTCCACCGGTGCGGTCTCCCAGAAGAGCGGGACGACACCTACCGTCACCGCCTCGAGCACCTACACCCTGACTGTGGAGAACAAGCTCGGGTCGTCATCCACAACATTCACGTTCGAAGTGCAAAAATTAACTTTCTAG
- the LOC118426319 gene encoding uncharacterized protein LOC118426319 isoform X2: MKAALLIAVMLASAIMVDSLMGKNGFLRRKVRFRRREPLYKQPVYKKAQSLQEVKEAIRDAAGKLQEAVDEAESHVALDLMEEVQDLDGSNGDLNGVTFEKKVAALEEADANLEEAVKEAEEDAALGLVEEELEELEEELEEVNNGLKE, translated from the exons ATGAAAGCTGCTTTGCTGATAGCTGTCATGTTGGCATCAGCCATCATGGTAGACTCCTTGATGGGGAAGAATGGGTTTCTCAGGAGAAAGGTCCGCTTCAGGAGAAGGGAGCCCCTCTACAAGCAGCCCGTCTACAAGAAAG CACAATCCCTCCAGGAGGTGAAAGAGGCCATCCGTGACGCCGCCGGTAAGCTACAGGAAGCGGTGGATGAGGCGGAGAGCCATGTTGCCCTGGATCTGATGGAGGAGGTCCAGGACTTGGATGGAAGCAATGGCGATCTCAATG GCGTCACTTTCGAGAAGAAAGTGGCTGCACTTGAGGAGGCTGATGCCAATTTGGAGGAGGCTGTGAAGGAAGCGGAGGAAGATGCCGCCTTGGGCCTGGTGGAGGAAGAACTGGAGGAGCTGGAAGAGGAACTAGAGGAAGTCAATAACGGCCTCAAGGAGTGA